From Cherax quadricarinatus isolate ZL_2023a chromosome 49, ASM3850222v1, whole genome shotgun sequence:
TTATTTGTGGGATTAGTGTGTAGGTGGTTGTGGGTTAGTGTGAGGTGTGTACACAGTGTCATGGGAGTatttagtgtgtggtggtgttaggttgGGAGTTGAGGTGTTGTGGGTTGAGTTGTGGGTTGGAGTTATGGGTTAGGTGTTGTGGGTTGGTTATTGAGGCTTAGTGTTGTGGGTCAGGTGTTGTAGGTTAGTGTGGGTTGTTGAGGGTTAGTGTGATGGTTGTTAAGTGGGTTAGTGTATTGAGTGGTTGTTGAGGGTTAGTGTGTGGAGTTGTTGGGTTAGGTTGAGTGCTATTGGTTGTTGGGCAGTGTTCAGGTGTTGTGGGTTGGTTGTGGGTTGGAGTTGTGGGCAGTGTggaatggtattgtgggttagtggtgttagtgggttattgggcagtgtgtgggtgttgtgggttagtgtggTGTTGGCAGCGAGGTTAGTTGCTGGAGTATGGCCCAtgggttagtgtgtggtgttgtaggttagagtgtggtggttgttgggttggaagtagtggatgttgtgggttaggtgttgtgagtgttgagggtTGTGTGAGTatttgtgggttagtgtgtgagtgttgtggagttAGTGTGTAGTGGTTGTTGGGTTGGGTTAGTGTATTAGGTGTTGTGGGAGTttcaggtgtgtggtgttgtgggagagtTGGCTGGTGTTGTGGGTTGAGTGGGTTAGTGAGTATGTTGGGTTGGGACAAcagtgttgtgaggtgttgtaggAGTTTGAGTGTGTGGATTGGCTTGGCCAGGgttgagtgtgtggtagtgtttgtggagttggtgatgtgtggtggtggccaGGTTGGGTTGGTGTGGTGATTGTTGGGTTGAGACAGAGTGGTATTGGTGGGTTGGTGtgggatagtggtgttggtgggttgagggtagtgtggtgttattgggttagtgtgtgaggtgttgctgggTTAGTGTGGTAGTTGTTGGCAGGTTAGTGTGTGGTATTTGTAGGGTTCAGTGTGTAGTGCTTGCAGGGTTTGAGTGGCGTAGGTGTTGTGAGGTTAGTGTGTGAGTATTTGTCAGTTTAGTGTGGTAGTTGGTGGAGTTCTGAGTTCATGTGGTATTGTGGATGAGTGTTGAGGTCCAGGTGGGTTAGTGTGTGGCATTATTGTAGAgtttagtgtggtggttgtgcagttagtgtgtagtgtgtttgtggaAGTTTAGTGTAGTATGTTAGGTTAGGGTTGAGTGTGGAGGTGTTTAGCCAGGGATTTAGTGTGTGCTTGGTATTTGTGGAGTTTTTAGTGTTGGAGTTATTATTGTGGAGTATTCCTGTTTCTTGGGATTTAGTATGCAAGTGTTGTAGGTTGGTGTTGGTGAGTTAGTTagtgggggtcaacgcccccgcggcccggtctgtgaccaggcctcatggcggatcagagcctgatcaaccaggctgttgctgctggctgcacgcaaaccaacgtacgagccacagcccggctgatcaggaactgactttaggtgcttgtccagtgccagcttgaagactgccaggggtctgttggtaatcccccttatgtgtgctgggaggcagttgaacagtctcgggcccctgacacttattgtatggtatcttaacgtgctagtgacacccctgcttttcattggggggttggtgcatcgtctgccaagtcttttgctttcgtagtgagtgattttcgtgtgcaagttcggtactagtccggtactagtccctctaggattttccaggtgtatataatcatgtatctctccctcctgcgttccagggaatacaggtttaggaacctcaagtgctcccagtaattgaggtgttttatctccgttatgcgcgccgtgaaagttctctgtacattttctaggtcggcaatttcacctgccttgaaaggtgctgttagtgtgcagcaatattccagcctagatagaacaagtgacctgaagagtgtcatcatgggcttggcctccctagttttgaaggttctcattatccaacctgtcatttttctagcagatgcgattgatacaatgttatggtcctcgaaggtgagatcctccgacatgatcactcccaggtctttgacgttggtgtttcgctctattttgtggacagaatttgttttgtactctgatgaaaatttaatttcctcatgtttaccatatctgagtaattgaaatttctcatcgttgaacttcatattgttttctgcagcccactgaaagatttggttgatgtccgcctggagccttgcagtgtctgcaatggaagacactgtcatgcagattcgggtgtcatctgcaaaggaagacacggtgctgtggctgacatccttgtctatgtcggatatgaggatgaggaacaagatgggagcgagtactgtgccttgtggaacagagcttttcaccgtagctgcctcggactttactctgttgacgactactctctgtgttctgttagtgaggaaattatagatccatcgaccgacttttcctgttattcctttagcacgcattttgtgcgctattacgccatggtcacacttgtcgaaggcttttgcaaagtctgtatatattacatctgcattctttttgtcttctagtgcatttaggaccttgtcgtagtgatccaatagttgagacagacaggagcgacctgttctaaacccatgttgccctgggttgtgtaactgatgggtttctagatgggtggtgatcttgcttcttaggaccctttcaaagatttttatgatatgggatgttagtgctattggtctgtagttctttgctgttgctttactgccccctttgtggagtggggctatgtctgttgtatttagtaactgtgggacgacccctgtgtccatgctccctctccataggatggaaaaggctcgtgataggggcttcttgcagttcttgatgaacatagagttccatgagtctggccctggggcagagtgcatgggcatgtcatttatcgcctgttcgaagtcatttggcgtcaggaaaacatcggataggcttgtgttaatcaaattttgtggctctctcataaaaagttcattttgatcttcgactctcagtctggttagcggcttgctaaaaactgagtcatattgggacttgagtagctcactcatttccttgctgtcatctgtgtaggacccatcttgtttaagtaggggcccaatactggacgttgttctcgattttgatttggcataggagaagaaatactttgggtttctttcgatttcatttatggcttttagttcttcccgcgattcctgactcctaaaggattcttttagcttaagttcgatgcttgctatttctctgaacagtgtctccctacgcatttcagatatattgacctcttttagccactctgttattcttttccgtcgcctgtaaagggagcgcctgtctctttctattttacatctactcctcctttttcttagaggaataagccttgtgcatacatcgagtgccaccgagttaatctgttctaggcataagttggggtctgtgttgcttagtatattttcccagcttatatcggttaggacttggtttacttggtcccactttatgtttttgttattgaagttgaatttggtgaatgctccctcgtgactagcctcattttgtcggtctggggctccgcgcatacatgtctgaacctcaattatgttgtgatctgagtatattgtttttgatatggtgacatttcttatcagatcatcattgttagtgaagatgaggtctagtgtattctccagtctagtaggctctattatttgctggtttaaattgaattttgtgcagagatttaaaagctcgtgtgagtgtgagttttcatcagagctgcctcctggtgttattactgcaacaatattatttgctatattcctccattttaggtgccttaagttgaaatcccccaggagcaagatgttgggtgcaggagctggaagattttccagacagtggtcaatttttaacagctgttcctggaattgctgggatgttgcatccagaggcttgtagactaccacaatgactaggttttggttttcgacctttactgctaaaacttccactacatcatttgaggcattaagcagttctatgcaaacaagtgactctgcaatgtacaggccaacccccgccttttgcctgttcactctgtcacatctgtataggttgtaacctgggatccatatttcgttgtccaagtgatcctttatgtgggtctcagtgaaagccgcgaacattgcctttgcctctgcaagcagtccacggatgaaaggtattttgttgtttgttgctggctttagaccctgtatatttgcaaagaagaatgttatcggactggtggtattgttggtactgggggggggattttttttctggcattactatctgtatctgttggtttggagtggaggccatcgactgtggttccactccaggaatgactggatttggtgtacgatttctgccatttcctgccagtttttttccttcctggcactaaaaaacctctccctcttgattgactgtggctacccaggttttcccatggcctggatgttttgtatctttttgtcccctttagatggtatgcctggcaatttaagttatagcacagtctttcctgtacagaagaggtacacagttcagggtgaaaaagcttacaggaagggagtttgcattttcctgttgtcatatgggcatggcattttctagggtggtcatagttgcacgtcccatctgtttttccagatttcccatgccagcagataccaagtgcatagtatgtgcacaggcttggtttccgtttgccttgggtttctgtgactgtattccctgttggtgcatgtttccctgtgtgtggtattgtgggttactgtgtagtgttttgggttagtgtgtggtactgtgggttactgtgtagtgttgtgggttagtgtgtggaattgtgggttactgtgtggtgttgtggtttagtgtgtggtgctgtgggttagtgtgtggtgttgtgggttagtgtgtggtgttgtgggttagtgtgtggtactgtgggttacggtgtagtgttgtgggtgactgtgtggtaCTTTGGGTTACTGTGTAGTGTCGTGGgttagtgtgtggtactgtgggttagtgtgtgatgttgtgggttCGTGTGTCGCACTATGGgttagtgtgtgttgttgtgggttactgtgtggtgttgtgggttagtgtgtgtgttgttgttggttactgtgtggtgttctgggttagtgtgtgttgttgtgggttagTGAGTGGTGTTGTAGgttactgtgtggtgttgtgggttagtggatgttgttgttgtgggttactgtgtggtgttgtgggttagtgtgtggtgttgtaggttactgtgtggtgttgtgggttagtgtgtggtgttgtgggttagtgtgtggtgttgtgggttagtgtgtgttgttgtgggttactgtgtggtgttgtgggttggtgtgtgatactgtgggttagtgtgtgttgttgtgggttactgtgtggtgttgtgggttagtgtgtagtgttgcgAATTAGTGTGTGGTCGTGTGGATTAGTGTGTGGTAATGTAGgttagtgtgtgttgttgtgggttactgtgtggtgttgtgggttagtgtgtggtgttgtgggttactgtgtggtgttgtggattactgtgtggtgttgtgggttactgtgtggtgttgtgggttagtgtgtggtgttgtgggttagtgtgtggtgttgtggtttactgtgtggtgttgtgggttactgtgtgttgttattggttactgtgtggtgttgtgggttagtgtgtggtgttgtgggctagagtgtggtgttgtgggctacagtgtggtgttgtgagttagtgtgtggtgttgtgggctagagtgtggtgttgtgggctagtgtgtggtgttgtgggttattgtgtggtgctgtgggctatagtgtggtgttgtgggctagagtgtggtgttgtgggctacagtgtggtgttgtgggctagtgtgtggtgttgtgggttagtgtgtggtgctgtgagcTAGAGTGTGGTATTGTGGGCtagagtgtggtgttgtgggctagagtgtggtgttgtgggctAGAGTGTGGTATTTTGGGctagagtgtagtgttgtgggctAGCGTGTGGagttgtgggttagtgtgtgttgtgggctagagtgtgttgctgtgggctcgagtgtggtgttgtgggctagagtgtggtgttgtgggctagagtgtggtgttgtgggctagagtgtggtgttgtgggctAGAGTGTGGTATTGTGGGCtagagtgtggtgttgtgggctagagtgtggtgttgtgggctagagtgtggtgttgtgggctagagtgtggtgttgtgggctagagtgtggtgttgtgggctagagtgtggtgttgtgggctagagtgtggtgttgtgggctagagtgtggtgttgtgggctagagtgtggtgttgtgggctagagtgtggtgttgtgggctagagtgtggtgttgtgggctagagtgtggtgttgtgggctagagtgtggtgttgtgggctagagtgtggtgttgtgggctagagtgtggtgttgtgggctagagtgtggtgttgtgggctagagtgtggtgttgtgggctAGAGTGTGGTCCTACCACAGCAGTATTTACCTAGAGATAATAGACAGAGCACAAGAGAATGAAGACATTATTCACAGGCAGGAAGAATGTGTGTAGGAAGCATGACTAGTGTATATAAGAGGAAGAGTGTATATAGGAATCTAGCAGCGTGTCCTGACCTTAAGGAGCGAGCCAATGTGGCACTGCCTCAGGGTGCCAATTTTACGGGGTGCcaaaaacaagagagagaaagacaatatATTTTTCAGACACTGAGAAACAACTTCACGTGCTGAATttttagtggtaatagtagtagtaatagcagtagtagtagtagtagtagtagtagtagtagtaatagcaataatagtagtagtaatagcagtagtaatagcagtagtagtagtagtagtagtagtagtagtagtaatagcaataatagtagtagtaatagcagtagtaatagcagtagtagtagtagtagtagtagtaatagcaataatagtagtagtaatagcagtagtaatagcagtagtagtagtagtagtagtaatagcagtagtaatagcagtagtagtagtagtagtagtagtaatagcaataatagtagtagtaatagcagtagtaatagcagtagtagtagtagtagtagtaatagcagtagtaatagcagtagtagtagtagtagtagtagtaatagcaataatagtagtagtaatagcagtagtaatagcagtagtagtagtagtagtagtaatagcagtagtagtagtagtagtagtagtaatagcaataatagtagtagtaatagcagtagtaatagcagtagtagtagtagtagtagtaatagcagtagtagtagtagtaatagcaataatagtagtagtaatagcagtagtaatagcagtagtagtagtagtagtagtagtaatagcaataatagtagtagtaatagcagtagtaatagcagtagtagtagtagtagtaatagcagtagtagtagtagtaatagcaataatagtagtagtaatagcagtagtaatagcagtagtagtagtagtagtagtaatagcagtagtagtagtagtagtagtaatagcagtagtagtagtagtagtaatagcagttgtagtagtagtagtaatagcagtagtagtagtagtagtaatagcagtagtagtagtagtaatagcaataatagtagtagtaatagcagtagcagtagtagtagtaatagcagttgtagtagtagtagtaatagcagtagtagtagtagtagtaatagcagtagtagtaataacagtagtagtagtagtaatagtagtaatagcagtagtaatagtagtagtaatagcagtagtagtagcagtagtagcaatagtagtagtagtaatagcagtagcaatagcagtagcagtacaaGTAATAGCaatagcaatagtagcagtagcagtacaagtaatagcagtagtagtagtagtagtagcagcagcagcagcagcagcagcagcagcacaagcagcagcagcagcagcagcagcagcagcagcagcagcagcagcagcaacagcagcagcagcagcagcagcagcagcagcaacagcagcagcagcagcagcagcagcagcagcagcagcagcaacagcagcagcagcagcagcagcagcagcagcagcaacagcagcagcagcagcagcagcagcagcagcagcagcagcagcagcaacagcagcagcagcagcagcagcagcagcagcagcagcagcagcagcagcagcagcagcagcagcagcagcagcagcagcagcagcagcagcagcagcagcagcaacagcagcagcagcagcagcagcagcagcagcagcagcagcagcagcagcagcagcagcagcagcagcagcagcagcagcagcagcagcagcagcagcagcagcagtagcagcagcagcagcagcagcagcagcagcagcagcagcagcagcagcagcagcagcagtagtagcagcagcagcagcagcagctgcagcaccagcagcagcagcagtagcagcagcagcagcagcagcagcagcagcaacagcagcagcagcagcagcagcagcagcagcagcagcagcagcagcacaagcagcagcagcagcagcagcagcagcagcagcagcagcagcaacagcagcagcagcagcagcagcagcaacagcagcagcagcagcagcaacagcagcagcagcagcagcaacagcagcagcagcagcagcagcagcaacagcagcagcagcagcagcagcaacagcagcagcagcagcagcagcagcagcagcagcagcagcagtagcagcagcagcagcagcagcagtagcagcagtagcagcagcagcagcagcagcagcagcagcagcagcagcagcagcagcagcagcagcagcagcagcagtagtagcagcagcagcagcagcagcagcagcagcagcagcagcagcagcagcagcagcagcagcagcaacagcagcaacaatagcagcagtaagcAGCACAgcattagtagcagcagcagcagcagcagcagcagcaacagtagcagcagcaacagtagcagcagcagcagcagtagcagcagtagcaggagcagcagcagcagcagcagtagcagcagtagcaggagcagcagcagcagcagcagtagtagcagcagtagcagtagcagcagcagcagcagcagcagcagcagcagcagcagcatcaacagcagtagtaatatcaacattagtagcaacagcaggagcattagcagcagcaggagcagcagcagcagcaatagaagaggtagcagcagtagcaacagtagcagcagcagcagcagtagtagcagcagtagcagcagcagtagcagcagcagcagcagtagcagcagcagcagcagcagcagcagcagcagtagcagcagcagcagcagcagtagcagcagcagcagcagtagcagcagcagtagcaacagcagcagcagcagcagcagtagcagcagcagtagcagcagcagtagcagcagtagcagcagcagcagcagcagcagcagcagcagcagcagcagcagcagcagtagcagcagcagcagcagaagcagcagtagtagtagtagtagcagcagcagcagcagcagcagcagtagtagcagcagcagcagcagcagcagcagcagcagtagtagtagtagcagcagtagtagcagcagcagcagcagcagcagcagcagcagcagcagcagtaacatcaactgcAGCAGTAGACACAGCAGAACCtacgacagtagtagtagtagtagcagcagcagcagcagcagcagcagcagcagcagcagcagcagtagcagcagcagcagcagcagcagtagcagcagtagcagtagtagtagcagcaacagcagtagcagcagcagcagcagcagcagcagcagcagcagcagcagcagcagtagcagcagcagcagtagcagcagcagtagcagcagcagcagcagcagcagcagcagcagcagcagcagcagcagtagcagcagcagcagcagcagcagcagcagcagcagcagcagcagcagcagtagcagcagcagcagcagcagcagcagcagtagcagcagcagtagtagcagcagcagcagcagcagcagcagtagcagcagcagtagcagcagcagcagcagcagcagcagcagtagcagcagcagcagcagcagcagcagtagcagcagcagcagcagcagcagtagcagcagcagcagcagcagcagcagcagcagcagcagcagcagcagcagcagcagcagcagcagcagcagcagcagcagcagcagcagcagcagcagcagcagtagcagcagcagcagcagcagcagcagcagcagcagcagcagcagcagcagcagcagcagcagcagcagcagcagcagcagcagcagtagcagcagcagcagcagcagcagcagcagcagcagcagcagcagcagtagcagcagcagcagcagcagcagcagcagcagcagcagcagcagcagcagcagcagcagcagcagcagcagcagcagcagcagcagcagcagcagcagtagcagcagcagcagcagcagcagcagcagcagcagtagcagcagcagcagcagcagcagcagcagcagcagcagcagcattagcagcagcagcagcagcagcagcagcagcagcagcagcagcagcagcagcagcagtagcagcagcagtagcagcagcagcagcagcagcagcagcagcagcagcagcagcagcagcagcagtagcagcagcagcagcagcagcagcagcagcagcagcagcagcagtagcagcagtagcagcagcagtagcagcagtagcagcagcagtagcagcagtagcagcagcagcagcagcagcagcagcagcagtagcagcagtagcagcagcagtagcagcagcagcagcagcagtagcagcagtagcaacagtagcagcatcagcagcagcagcagtagcagcagtagcagcagcagtagcagcagcagcagcagcagcagcagtagcagcagcagcagtagtagcagcagcagcagcagcagtagcagtagtagcagcagcagcagcagtagcagtagtagcagtagtagcagcagcagcagcagcagcagtagcagtagtagcagtagtagcagcagcagcagcagcagcagtagcagtagtagcagtagtagcagcagcagcagcagcagtagcagtagcagcagcaggagcagcagcagtagcagcagcagcagcagcagcagcagcagcagcagcagtagcagcagtagcagcagcagcagcagcagcagcagcagcagcagtagcagcagtagcagcagtagcagcagcagcagcagcagtagcagcagcagcagcagcagcagcagcagcagcagcagcagcagcagtagcagcagcagcagcagcagcagcagcagtagcagcagcagcagcagcagcagcagcagcagcagcagcagcagcagcagcagcagcagcagcagtagcagcagcagcagtagcagcagcagcagcagcagtagcagcagcagcagcagcagcagcagcagcagcagcagcagcagcagcagcagtagtagcagcagcagcagcaccagcagcagtagcagcagcagcagcagcagcagcagcagcagcagcagcagcagtagcagcagcagtagtagcagcagcagcagcagcagcagcagcagcagcagtagcagcagcagcagcagcagcagcagcagtagcagcagcagcagcagcagcagcagcagcagtagcagcagcagcagcagcagcagcagcagcagcagcagcagcagcagcagcagcagcatgtgtagcagcagcagcagcagcagcagcagcagcagcagcagcagcagcagcagcagtagcagtagcagcagcagcagcagcagcagcagcagcagtagcagcagcagcagcagcagcagcagcagcagcagcagcagtagcagcagcagcagcagcagcagcagcagcagcagcagcagcagcagcagcagcagcagcagcagcagcagcagcagcagcagcagcagcagcagcagcagcagcagtggtagcagcagtagcagcagcagcagtagcagcagcagcagtagtagcagcagtagcagcagcagcagcagcagcagtagcagcagcagcagcagcagcagcagcatcagcagcagcagcagcagcagtagtagtagtagtagcagagttagtggtagtagtaatgttagtagtagttgtagtagtgttagtagagCCTTAATTCAGCTTCTCATAAGACGTGCCAATAAGTTTCTAATTtcagtatttttgtgtatgtttgtgtgtgtgtgtgtgtgtgtgtgtgtgtgtgtgtgtgtgtgtgtgtgtgtgtgtgtgtgtgtactcacctatttgtactcacctatttgtggttgcagtggtcgattcatagctcctggccccgcctcttcactgattgctactaggtcctctctctccccgctccatgagctttatcatacctcgccttaaaactatgtatggttcccgcctccactacttcactttctaggctattccacggctgtgtgtgtgtgtgtgtgtgtgtgtgtgtgtgtgtgtgtgtgtgtgtgtgtgtgtgtgtgtgtgtgtgtgtgtgtgtgtgtgtgtgtgtgtgtgtgtgttgtgtggtgttgtgtgtggtgttgtgtgttgtgttgtgtgttgtgtggtgttgtgtgttgtgtgttgtgtgttgtgtgttgtgtgttgtgtggcgttgtgtgttgtgtgttgtgtgttgtgtggtgttgtgtgttgtgttttgtgtgttgtg
This genomic window contains:
- the LOC138854086 gene encoding LOW QUALITY PROTEIN: ice-structuring glycoprotein-like (The sequence of the model RefSeq protein was modified relative to this genomic sequence to represent the inferred CDS: inserted 3 bases in 3 codons), coding for QQQQQQQQQQQQQQQQQQQQQQQQQQQQQQQQQQQQQQQQQQQQQQQQQQXAAAAAAAAAAAAAAAAAAAAAAAAAAAAAAAAAATAAAAAAAAAAAAAAAAAAAAAAAAAAAAAAAAAAVAAAAAAAAAAAAAAAAAAAVVAAAAAAAAAPAAAAVAAAAAAAAAATAAAAAAAAAAAAAAAQAAAAAAAAAAAAAATAAAAAAAATAAAAAATAAAAAATAAAAAAAATAAAAAAATAAAAAAAAAAAAAVAAAAAAAVAAVAAAAAAAAAAAAAAAAAAAAAAVVAAAAAAAAAAAAAAAAAAAAATAATIAAAAAAAAVVVVAAVVAAAAAAAAAAAAAVTSTAAVDTAEPTTVVVVVAAAAAAAAAAAAAAVAAAAAAAVAAVAVVVAATAVAAAAAAAAAAAAAAAVAAAAVAAAVAAAAAAAAAAAAAAAVAAAAAAAAAAAAAAAAVAAAAAAAAAVAAXSSSSSSSSSSSSSSSSSSSSSSSSSSSSSSSSSSSSSSSSSSXQQQQQQQQQQQQQQQQQQQQQQQQQQQQQQQQQQ
- the LOC138854093 gene encoding angiomotin-like, translating into AAAAAAAAAAAAAAAAVAAAAAAAAAAAAAAAVAAAAAAAAAAAAAAAAAAAAAAAAAAAAAAAAVAAAAAAAAAAAVAAAAAAAAAAAAAALAAAAAAAAAAAAAAAAAAVAAAVAAAAAAAAAAAAAAAAAVAAAAAAAAAAAAAAVAAVAAAVAAVAAAVAAVAAAAAAAAAAVAAVAAAVAAAAAAVAAVATVAASAAAAVAAVAAAVA
- the LOC138854092 gene encoding RNA-binding protein 14-like, with protein sequence AAAAAAAATAAAAAAAAAAATTAAATAAAAAAAAAAAAAATAAGAAAAATTAAAAAAAAAAAAAAAAATAAAAAATAAAATAAAAAAAAAAAAAAAAAAAAATAAAAAAAAATAAAAAAAAAAAAAAATAAAAAATAATAATAAAAAAAAAAATAATAAAAAAAAAAAATAAAPAAATATAAAAAATTATTATAAAAAAATTATTATAAAAAAATTATTATAAAAATTATAAAAAATTAAAATAAAAAA